One window of Bacteroides sp. AN502(2024) genomic DNA carries:
- a CDS encoding alpha/beta hydrolase, with the protein MKRFIFLTAAILTLSGLTESPAQTLQCNLNMEELKLTKEWDKTFPKSDKVNHSKITFVNRYGITLAADLYVPQTTAESKLPAIAVSGPFGAVKEQASGLYAQTLAERGFLTIAFDPSFTGESGGQPRGVASPDINTEDFSAAVDYLAARPDVDAGRIGIIGICGWGGFAINAAANDTRIKATVASTMYDMSRVTANGYSDAADNADARYKMRQELNAQRTEDYRTGTYPRTVMNPKPADDAPQFMKDYYDYYKTERGYHPRSINSGLGWNKTSALAFVNAPILAYADEIRNAVLLIHGEKAHSRYFSEDVFKRLKGDNKELVIIPKAVHTDLYDRTDMIPFDKLEDFFNEYLK; encoded by the coding sequence ATGAAACGATTCATCTTTTTGACCGCTGCGATCCTCACCCTCTCCGGACTGACGGAAAGCCCGGCACAAACCCTTCAATGCAACCTGAATATGGAAGAGCTGAAACTTACGAAAGAGTGGGACAAAACGTTCCCGAAAAGCGACAAGGTAAATCATAGCAAAATAACCTTTGTCAATCGGTACGGCATCACGCTCGCTGCCGATTTATATGTACCCCAAACGACCGCCGAGAGTAAACTGCCGGCTATCGCCGTCAGCGGTCCGTTCGGTGCAGTGAAAGAACAGGCATCGGGATTGTATGCCCAGACGCTTGCCGAGCGAGGTTTCCTGACCATTGCTTTTGATCCCTCGTTTACCGGTGAGAGTGGCGGACAACCTCGCGGTGTGGCCTCACCGGATATCAATACTGAAGATTTCTCGGCAGCAGTGGATTACCTTGCGGCACGTCCGGATGTGGATGCCGGGCGCATCGGCATCATCGGTATTTGCGGTTGGGGAGGTTTTGCCATCAATGCGGCAGCCAACGACACCCGCATCAAGGCAACAGTAGCTTCCACCATGTACGACATGAGTCGTGTCACGGCAAACGGTTATTCCGATGCCGCAGATAACGCGGATGCACGCTATAAAATGCGTCAGGAACTCAATGCACAGCGCACGGAGGATTATCGTACCGGCACTTATCCCCGCACTGTCATGAACCCGAAACCAGCCGATGACGCACCGCAGTTCATGAAGGATTACTACGATTATTACAAGACTGAACGAGGCTATCATCCGCGTTCGATCAACTCCGGTCTGGGCTGGAACAAGACCTCGGCGCTCGCGTTTGTCAATGCTCCCATACTTGCCTATGCCGATGAGATCCGTAATGCCGTGCTGCTCATTCATGGAGAAAAAGCCCACTCCCGTTATTTCAGTGAGGATGTCTTCAAGAGGTTGAAAGGTGACAACAAGGAACTGGTGATTATTCCCAAGGCCGTGCATACGGATTTGTACGACCGGACAGACATGATTCCGTTTGACAAACTGGAGGATTTTTTCAACGAATACTTAAAATAA
- a CDS encoding MalY/PatB family protein, translating into MKYDFNKQISRRGTDSYKWDSAPNENVLPMWVADMDFHTAPAIVDALHQRVEHGIFGYTHVPDSYYNTVTDWFARRHDWLINRQWIIYTSGVVPAISAIIKALTQPKDKILVQTPVYNCFFSSIRNNGCKAVCSPLLYANGTYTMDFDDLERKAADPKVKVMLLCNPHNPVGRVWKQEELVRIGEICIRHGVTVVSDEIHCELVFPGHRYTPFASISEDFLRHSVTCISPSKAFNIAGLQIANIICADADHRAKIDRAINDNEVCDVNPFGIIATQAAYNEGEEWLNQLIEYLQANYLHMQKFCREHLPEFPVTVLEGTYLVWMDCRKLNMHSEELEQRLVTEAGLWLNAGTMYGAEGEGFMRWNIACPRATLTEGLKRFVDFVSLV; encoded by the coding sequence ATGAAATACGATTTCAACAAACAGATTTCACGCCGGGGAACCGATTCCTATAAATGGGACAGTGCCCCAAACGAAAATGTATTGCCGATGTGGGTGGCTGATATGGATTTCCATACGGCCCCCGCAATTGTGGATGCTTTGCACCAACGAGTGGAACACGGCATTTTCGGCTATACCCATGTACCCGACAGCTATTACAATACTGTTACAGATTGGTTTGCACGCCGTCACGATTGGTTGATCAACCGTCAATGGATAATTTATACATCAGGTGTAGTACCCGCCATCTCAGCGATTATCAAAGCTTTGACACAACCGAAAGATAAGATACTGGTGCAGACACCCGTCTATAACTGTTTCTTTTCATCTATCCGTAACAACGGCTGCAAGGCTGTCTGCTCACCGTTGTTGTATGCCAACGGCACCTATACGATGGATTTTGATGACCTGGAACGTAAGGCTGCTGATCCGAAAGTGAAGGTAATGCTGCTGTGCAATCCCCATAATCCTGTCGGAAGGGTCTGGAAACAAGAAGAATTGGTACGCATCGGTGAGATTTGTATCCGTCATGGCGTTACAGTCGTTTCGGACGAGATTCACTGCGAGCTGGTGTTTCCGGGACACCGTTACACGCCGTTTGCCTCCATTTCGGAAGATTTCCTACGACATTCCGTCACCTGCATATCCCCCAGCAAAGCGTTCAATATCGCCGGACTGCAGATTGCGAACATAATCTGCGCCGATGCTGACCATCGGGCGAAAATCGACCGAGCCATCAACGATAACGAGGTATGCGATGTCAATCCATTCGGCATAATCGCTACACAAGCGGCTTACAACGAAGGAGAAGAATGGCTAAACCAACTTATCGAATATCTGCAAGCAAATTATCTCCACATGCAGAAATTCTGCCGTGAGCATCTGCCGGAATTTCCCGTTACGGTATTGGAGGGAACCTATCTCGTTTGGATGGACTGCCGCAAACTCAACATGCACTCGGAGGAACTCGAACAGCGATTGGTTACCGAAGCCGGGTTGTGGCTCAATGCCGGAACAATGTACGGAGCAGAGGGAGAAGGGTTCATGCGCTGGAACATCGCATGCCCGCGTGCTACGCTGACAGAGGGATTGAAACGCTTTGTGGATTTCGTGAGCTTGGTATAA
- a CDS encoding DUF3737 family protein produces MKLIKDSEFGGERPLFNSQDLRLENVIIRAGESAIKECKNIEAVDCRFEGNYPFWHVHGFKIERCFFDVGGRSALWYSDHLKMTDTIIDAPKMFREMSEIDIENVTMNNADEVFWRCNNIRIKNLKLHDGTYPFMYSNDIYVDGLESDSKYVFQYVRNAEIHNARITTKDAFWEVENVTIYDSELNGEYLGWHSKNLRLVNCHITGEQPLCYAHNLVLENCTFSPDCDRAFEYSTVQADIRGAITNIKNPMSGRIVADEFGSITIDENIKAPADCEIRLRDEYTCFTD; encoded by the coding sequence ATGAAACTGATTAAAGATAGTGAATTCGGGGGCGAACGTCCCTTGTTCAATTCCCAAGACCTCCGCCTGGAGAATGTGATTATCCGTGCTGGAGAATCGGCCATCAAAGAGTGCAAGAATATCGAAGCTGTAGATTGTCGCTTCGAAGGCAACTATCCTTTTTGGCACGTACATGGCTTTAAGATTGAACGTTGCTTTTTCGATGTCGGGGGGCGTTCTGCCTTGTGGTACTCCGACCACCTGAAGATGACCGACACAATTATCGACGCACCCAAAATGTTCCGTGAGATGAGTGAAATCGACATCGAGAACGTAACAATGAACAATGCTGATGAAGTGTTTTGGCGCTGTAACAATATTCGCATCAAGAATCTCAAATTGCACGACGGTACCTACCCTTTCATGTACAGCAACGACATTTATGTAGACGGATTGGAGAGCGACAGCAAGTATGTGTTCCAGTACGTAAGAAATGCAGAGATTCATAACGCCAGAATTACGACAAAGGATGCGTTTTGGGAAGTAGAGAACGTAACGATTTACGATTCCGAACTCAACGGCGAGTATCTTGGCTGGCACTCGAAAAATCTACGTCTGGTGAACTGCCACATTACGGGCGAACAGCCACTCTGTTATGCGCACAATCTCGTGCTGGAAAACTGTACATTCTCCCCCGACTGCGACCGGGCATTCGAGTACAGCACAGTGCAGGCCGATATTCGCGGAGCCATCACGAACATCAAGAATCCGATGTCGGGACGCATCGTAGCCGATGAGTTCGGTTCCATAACCATAGACGAGAACATCAAGGCGCCCGCTGATTGTGAAATCCGTCTCAGGGATGAGTATACCTGTTTCACCGACTAA
- a CDS encoding acetate kinase: MKILVLNCGSSSIKYKLFDMTTKEVIAQGGIEKIGLKGSFLKLTLPNGEKKILEKDIPEHTVGVEFILNTLISPEYGAIKSLDEINAVGHRMVHGGERFSKSVLLTKEVLEAFAACNDLAPLHNPANLKGVNAVSAILPHIPQVGVFDTAFHQTMPDYAYMYAIPYELYEKYGVRRYGFHGTSHRYVSKRVCEFLGISPIGKKIITCHIGNGGSIAAIKDGKCIDTTMGLTPLEGLMMGTRSGDIDAGAVTFIMEKEGLNTTGVSNLLNKKSGVLGISGVSSDMRELLAACAAGNEKAILAEKMYYYRIKKYIGAYAAALGGVDIILFTGGVGENQMECRREVCKDMEFMGIELDNEVNAKIHGEEAIISTPASKVKVVVIPTDEELLIASDTMDILKK, translated from the coding sequence ATGAAGATTCTGGTATTGAACTGCGGAAGTTCATCTATTAAATATAAATTGTTCGATATGACCACCAAGGAGGTGATTGCACAAGGTGGTATCGAAAAAATCGGTCTGAAAGGATCATTCTTGAAACTTACTTTGCCAAATGGCGAAAAGAAAATATTGGAGAAAGATATTCCCGAACATACAGTGGGCGTGGAATTTATTTTAAATACATTGATTAGTCCTGAATATGGTGCTATCAAGTCTTTGGATGAAATCAATGCGGTAGGTCACCGTATGGTACACGGCGGTGAACGTTTCAGCAAATCTGTATTGCTGACTAAGGAAGTGCTGGAAGCTTTCGCTGCATGTAATGATTTGGCTCCGCTCCATAATCCTGCCAATCTGAAAGGTGTGAATGCCGTTTCTGCCATTCTTCCTCATATTCCGCAGGTAGGTGTCTTTGATACGGCTTTCCATCAGACCATGCCGGATTACGCATATATGTATGCTATTCCTTATGAATTGTACGAGAAATACGGTGTGCGTCGCTATGGCTTCCACGGAACTTCTCATCGTTATGTCTCAAAGCGTGTATGTGAATTCTTGGGGATAAGTCCGATAGGAAAGAAAATTATCACTTGTCATATCGGTAACGGTGGCTCTATTGCAGCTATCAAAGATGGTAAGTGTATAGATACGACTATGGGCTTGACTCCGTTGGAGGGCTTGATGATGGGTACACGTAGCGGTGATATTGATGCCGGCGCGGTAACATTCATCATGGAAAAAGAAGGTTTGAATACCACTGGAGTTTCAAATTTGTTGAATAAGAAGAGTGGTGTACTGGGTATCTCCGGTGTATCAAGCGATATGCGTGAGCTGTTGGCTGCTTGTGCTGCCGGTAATGAGAAAGCAATTCTGGCTGAGAAGATGTATTACTATCGTATCAAGAAATACATCGGTGCTTATGCTGCTGCATTGGGCGGTGTGGATATTATCCTGTTTACAGGTGGTGTCGGTGAAAATCAGATGGAATGTCGTCGTGAAGTTTGTAAGGACATGGAATTCATGGGTATCGAACTTGATAATGAAGTAAATGCCAAGATTCACGGTGAAGAAGCAATCATTTCTACTCCGGCTTCTAAAGTGAAAGTGGTAGTGATTCCGACAGACGAAGAACTGTTGATCGCTTCGGATACAATGGATATTCTGAAGAAATAA
- a CDS encoding LrgB family protein: protein MNFLENNFFLLAITFGIFFFAKLLQKKTGLVLLNPILLTIALLIIFLKMNHISYETYNKGGHLIEFWLRPAVVALGVPLYLQLEMIKKQLLPILLSQLAGCIVGVISVVLIAKFMGASQEVILSLAPKSVTTPIAMEVTKAIGGIPSLTAAVVVVVGLLGAICGFKTMKIMHVGSPIAQGLSMGTAAHAVGTSTAMDISSKYGAYASLGLTLNGIFTALLTPTILRSLGVL, encoded by the coding sequence ATGAACTTCTTAGAAAATAATTTCTTCCTGTTGGCCATTACCTTCGGGATTTTCTTCTTTGCCAAACTGCTCCAGAAAAAAACAGGGCTGGTATTATTAAATCCTATATTGCTGACCATCGCACTATTAATCATCTTCCTTAAAATGAACCACATCTCTTATGAGACCTATAATAAAGGAGGACATCTGATCGAATTCTGGTTACGCCCGGCCGTTGTGGCTTTAGGCGTACCTTTATATCTACAACTGGAAATGATAAAAAAACAGTTGTTGCCTATTCTACTGTCTCAACTGGCAGGCTGCATCGTCGGAGTTATTTCAGTAGTGTTGATTGCAAAGTTCATGGGAGCTTCACAAGAGGTAATCCTGTCGCTGGCTCCAAAATCGGTTACGACTCCGATTGCGATGGAAGTAACCAAAGCCATCGGCGGTATTCCGTCACTGACAGCAGCGGTTGTTGTAGTAGTAGGTTTATTAGGGGCTATTTGCGGATTTAAAACCATGAAAATTATGCACGTGGGCAGTCCGATTGCCCAAGGGCTTTCCATGGGAACAGCCGCGCATGCTGTGGGTACCTCTACCGCTATGGATATCAGTAGCAAATATGGAGCATACGCCAGTCTGGGACTGACATTGAATGGAATATTCACTGCACTGCTAACGCCTACCATCCTTCGATCATTAGGTGTTTTATAA
- a CDS encoding cyclophilin-like fold protein, translated as MNKCMIVLGLLLMTIASVQTACGTDDDPITEKPATPVPNPEGTGENDNSESGNDNKENNDNENNEGENKMNRNIIIHVGNRGFAATLEDNATARAFSALLPMTITMNEMNSNEKYHYLSESLPTDSYRPGTIRNGDLMLYGSSCVVLFYETFASPYSYTRIGQLNDPSGLASALGRGNVPVTFEINND; from the coding sequence ATGAACAAATGTATGATAGTTCTGGGCTTGCTGCTTATGACAATCGCATCCGTACAGACTGCATGCGGTACTGACGATGACCCCATAACGGAGAAGCCTGCTACGCCCGTCCCGAATCCCGAAGGGACGGGAGAGAACGACAATTCAGAGAGCGGAAATGACAATAAGGAGAATAATGACAACGAAAACAATGAAGGAGAAAATAAAATGAATAGAAACATTATAATCCATGTGGGCAACCGTGGCTTCGCAGCCACACTTGAGGATAATGCCACGGCACGTGCTTTTTCCGCTTTGCTGCCTATGACGATAACGATGAACGAAATGAACAGCAACGAAAAATACCATTATCTGTCGGAGAGTCTGCCCACAGACAGTTACCGCCCGGGAACAATCCGGAACGGGGATCTGATGCTATATGGTTCCAGTTGTGTCGTCCTCTTCTATGAAACCTTCGCGTCGCCTTACAGCTATACCCGTATAGGACAGCTCAATGATCCGTCAGGACTGGCTTCGGCCCTTGGAAGAGGCAACGTGCCTGTAACTTTTGAAATCAATAATGACTGA
- a CDS encoding glycosyltransferase family 2 protein encodes MRYSVIIPVYNRPDEVDELLHSLTVQHFKDFEVVVVEDGSSFPCKEVVDRYAGRLNIKYFSKPNSGPGQTRNYGAERSEGDYLIILDSDVILPEGYFDAVEKELLTSLADAFGGPDRAHASFTDIQKAINYSMTSFFTTGGIRGGKKKMDTFYPRSFNMGVRRGVYEALGGFSKMRFGEDIDFSIRIFKKGYACRLFPDAWVYHKRRTDLKKFFKQVHNSGIARINLYKKYPDSLKLVHGLPAVFTLGVTLLLLGTSFSLFSLTPILLYAVLVCIDSAIRNKSLTIGIYSIAAAFIQLIGYGTGFWRAWWQRCVRGKDEFEAFQKNFYK; translated from the coding sequence ATGCGTTACTCGGTCATCATCCCCGTTTACAATCGTCCTGATGAAGTGGACGAATTATTGCACAGTCTTACGGTGCAACACTTTAAAGATTTTGAAGTTGTCGTGGTAGAAGATGGTTCCTCCTTCCCCTGTAAGGAGGTCGTAGACCGGTATGCAGGTCGGTTGAATATCAAGTATTTCTCCAAACCCAACTCCGGTCCGGGGCAAACCCGAAATTACGGAGCCGAACGCAGTGAAGGGGATTACCTTATTATATTGGATTCTGATGTGATTCTGCCCGAAGGGTATTTCGATGCTGTAGAGAAAGAACTTCTCACCTCTTTGGCTGATGCCTTTGGGGGTCCCGACCGTGCCCATGCTTCCTTTACCGACATTCAAAAAGCAATTAATTATTCCATGACCTCCTTCTTCACCACAGGCGGTATCCGCGGGGGGAAAAAGAAAATGGATACATTCTATCCCCGCAGTTTCAATATGGGAGTGCGCAGGGGAGTGTACGAGGCTTTGGGAGGATTCTCCAAGATGCGTTTCGGCGAAGATATTGATTTCAGCATCCGTATCTTTAAGAAGGGTTATGCTTGTCGTCTTTTTCCGGATGCCTGGGTGTATCATAAACGGCGGACCGATTTGAAGAAGTTCTTCAAGCAGGTTCATAACTCCGGCATTGCTCGTATCAACCTTTATAAGAAGTATCCGGATTCTTTAAAACTGGTGCATGGATTGCCTGCCGTTTTTACATTGGGGGTGACGCTTCTGCTGTTGGGCACTTCGTTTTCTCTTTTCAGCCTTACGCCGATTCTTCTTTATGCAGTGCTGGTGTGCATCGATTCTGCCATTCGGAATAAGAGCCTGACCATTGGAATTTATTCCATTGCCGCCGCATTTATACAGCTTATCGGCTACGGAACAGGATTCTGGCGTGCATGGTGGCAGCGTTGCGTCAGAGGGAAGGATGAGTTCGAAGCTTTTCAGAAGAATTTTTATAAGTAA
- a CDS encoding DUF2156 domain-containing protein, with protein sequence MIPFKEITLADKDIITSFTMKSDRRNCDLSFSNLCSWRFLYDTQFAVVDNFLLFKFWAGDQLAYMMPVGTGDLKAVLWELIEDARKESQYFCMLGVCSNMRTELEAILPEQFTFTEDRDYADYIYLKSDLSTLKGKKFQAKRNHINRFRNTYPDYEYTQITPDRIQECLDLEAEWCKVNNCDQQEGTGNERRALIYALHNFEALGLTGGILHVNGKIVAFTFGMPINHETFGVHVEKADTSIEGAYAMINYEFANRIPEQYIYINREEDLGIEGLRKAKLSYQPVIILEKHMACLKKHPMNMIKW encoded by the coding sequence ATGATTCCATTTAAAGAAATCACATTAGCAGATAAAGACATAATCACCTCATTCACGATGAAAAGTGATCGCCGCAACTGCGATCTTTCGTTCTCCAATCTCTGTAGTTGGAGATTCTTATACGACACACAATTTGCTGTAGTAGATAATTTTCTGCTATTCAAGTTCTGGGCAGGAGATCAACTTGCCTATATGATGCCTGTAGGCACGGGAGATTTGAAAGCAGTATTGTGGGAACTGATAGAAGATGCCCGCAAAGAGAGCCAATATTTCTGTATGCTGGGCGTATGTAGTAATATGCGCACCGAACTTGAAGCCATCCTTCCAGAGCAATTCACTTTCACAGAAGACCGCGACTATGCCGATTATATCTATTTGAAAAGTGATCTTTCGACATTGAAGGGTAAGAAATTCCAAGCGAAAAGAAATCATATCAACCGGTTCCGCAACACTTATCCGGATTATGAGTATACACAGATTACCCCAGACCGCATTCAGGAATGTTTGGATCTGGAAGCAGAATGGTGTAAAGTGAATAATTGTGACCAACAGGAAGGAACAGGCAATGAACGCCGTGCTCTTATCTATGCCCTTCACAACTTCGAAGCGCTCGGACTGACGGGAGGTATCCTTCACGTAAACGGTAAAATCGTTGCATTCACTTTCGGTATGCCTATCAACCATGAAACGTTCGGCGTGCATGTAGAAAAAGCGGATACCAGCATTGAGGGTGCGTATGCTATGATCAATTATGAATTTGCCAACCGGATTCCCGAACAATATATCTATATCAATCGGGAAGAAGATTTAGGTATTGAAGGTTTGCGCAAAGCCAAACTGTCTTACCAGCCGGTGATAATTCTGGAAAAACATATGGCTTGCCTTAAAAAGCATCCCATGAATATGATTAAATGGTGA
- a CDS encoding metal-sulfur cluster assembly factor, with translation MEKIEIEEKIVGMLKTVYDPEIPVNVYDLGLIYKIDVAEDGEVVLDMTLTAPNCPAADFIMEDIRQKVESVEGVTSAVVNLVFEPEWDKDMMSEEAKLELGFL, from the coding sequence ATGGAAAAGATTGAAATAGAAGAAAAGATTGTAGGCATGCTGAAAACGGTGTATGACCCGGAGATTCCGGTGAATGTGTACGATCTTGGACTGATTTATAAGATCGATGTCGCAGAGGATGGGGAAGTGGTACTGGATATGACGCTGACTGCTCCTAACTGTCCGGCAGCTGATTTTATCATGGAGGATATCCGTCAGAAGGTGGAATCGGTGGAAGGGGTGACTTCGGCTGTTGTCAACTTGGTCTTCGAACCGGAATGGGACAAGGATATGATGAGTGAAGAGGCGAAACTCGAATTGGGCTTCCTTTAG
- the radC gene encoding DNA repair protein RadC, with the protein MESKNKLSINQWALEDRPREKMMEKGAAALSDAELLAILIGSGNTEESAVELMRRLLLSCDNNLNSLAKWDVCDYSRFKGMGPAKSVTVMAALELGKRRKLQGIRERPRISCSKDIYEIFQPLMCDLEQEEFWVLLLNQAMKLIDKVRISTGGIDGTYTDVRMILREALLQRATQIAVVHNHPSGNTRPSQPDKTLTEHIRKAAGTMNIRLIDHVVVCEEGFFSFADEGLL; encoded by the coding sequence ATGGAAAGTAAAAACAAACTGTCCATCAACCAATGGGCACTGGAGGACCGCCCGAGGGAGAAAATGATGGAGAAGGGAGCAGCCGCATTGAGTGATGCCGAACTACTCGCTATATTAATCGGCTCCGGAAATACCGAAGAGAGTGCTGTCGAACTGATGCGACGCCTGCTTCTGTCTTGTGATAATAATCTTAATTCCTTGGCAAAATGGGACGTTTGCGACTATTCCCGTTTTAAAGGCATGGGGCCGGCGAAGAGTGTCACGGTAATGGCTGCATTGGAACTCGGAAAACGACGAAAGCTGCAGGGTATAAGAGAAAGGCCTCGAATCAGTTGTTCAAAAGATATCTATGAAATCTTTCAACCTTTGATGTGCGATCTGGAACAAGAAGAATTCTGGGTTCTTTTGTTGAACCAGGCTATGAAACTGATTGATAAGGTGCGTATCAGTACCGGCGGGATAGACGGAACATACACCGATGTACGTATGATTCTTCGAGAAGCACTGTTGCAAAGAGCCACACAAATAGCTGTGGTCCATAATCATCCTTCGGGGAATACCCGTCCCAGTCAGCCAGATAAAACCTTGACGGAACACATTCGCAAAGCAGCCGGTACGATGAACATCCGCCTGATCGATCACGTAGTCGTTTGTGAAGAGGGATTTTTTAGTTTTGCAGATGAAGGATTACTTTGA
- a CDS encoding CidA/LrgA family protein gives MIRQCAILFGCLALGELIVYLTGIKLPSSIIGMLLLTLFLKLGWIKLHWVQGLSDFLVANLGFFFIPPGVALMLYFDVIAAEFWPIVIATIVSTALVLVVTGWVHQIVRKINLTNKKNELLRK, from the coding sequence ATGATACGTCAGTGCGCCATTTTATTTGGCTGTTTGGCTTTGGGTGAATTAATTGTTTATCTCACGGGGATCAAGCTCCCCTCCAGCATCATTGGTATGCTGCTGCTCACCCTCTTTCTAAAATTAGGTTGGATTAAATTACACTGGGTACAGGGGTTGTCCGACTTTCTGGTTGCTAACTTGGGATTCTTTTTCATTCCGCCCGGTGTGGCTCTTATGCTGTACTTTGATGTTATTGCGGCTGAATTTTGGCCGATAGTGATAGCTACCATTGTCAGTACCGCGCTTGTTCTTGTCGTTACAGGATGGGTACATCAGATTGTTCGCAAAATCAACTTAACAAATAAAAAAAATGAACTTCTTAGAAAATAA
- the pta gene encoding phosphate acetyltransferase produces MLNLINQIVARAKANRQRIVLPEGTEERTLKAANMILTDEVADLILLGKPAEINELATKWGLGNISKATIIDPETSPKHEEYAQLLCELRKKKGMTIEEARKLTSDPLFYGCLMIKSGDADGQLAGARNTTGNVLRPALQIIKTAPGITCVSGAMLLLTHAPEYGKNGIVVMGDVAVTPVPDANQLAQIAVCTAQTAKAVTGIENPKVAMLSFSTKGSAKHEVVDKVVEATKIAKEMAPTLDLDGELQADAALVPEVGASKAPGSLVAGQANVLIVPSLEVGNISYKLVQRLGHADAIGPILQGIACPVNDLSRGCSIEDVYRMIAITANQAIAAKANK; encoded by the coding sequence ATGCTCAATTTAATCAACCAAATCGTGGCGCGTGCGAAAGCAAATCGCCAACGTATTGTTCTTCCGGAAGGAACTGAAGAACGCACATTGAAAGCTGCCAATATGATTTTGACAGACGAAGTAGCCGATCTGATTTTACTGGGTAAACCGGCTGAAATTAATGAACTTGCTACAAAATGGGGATTGGGAAACATCAGTAAAGCTACTATCATTGATCCTGAAACTTCTCCGAAACACGAAGAATACGCACAGTTGTTGTGTGAGCTTCGTAAAAAGAAGGGGATGACTATTGAAGAAGCCCGTAAATTGACGAGCGATCCTTTGTTCTATGGTTGTTTAATGATTAAGAGCGGTGATGCTGACGGTCAGTTGGCCGGTGCGCGCAACACGACCGGTAACGTACTGCGTCCTGCTTTGCAGATTATCAAGACTGCACCGGGAATCACTTGCGTGTCTGGTGCTATGTTGCTTTTGACTCATGCTCCTGAATACGGAAAGAATGGCATTGTGGTTATGGGTGATGTTGCTGTAACTCCGGTTCCGGATGCTAACCAGCTGGCACAGATTGCTGTTTGTACCGCTCAAACTGCGAAAGCTGTTACCGGTATTGAAAATCCGAAGGTCGCCATGTTGAGCTTCTCTACCAAGGGCTCTGCAAAACACGAAGTGGTAGATAAAGTGGTGGAAGCAACTAAGATTGCCAAAGAAATGGCTCCGACTCTTGATTTGGACGGTGAATTGCAAGCAGATGCTGCCCTTGTTCCTGAAGTAGGTGCAAGCAAGGCTCCGGGATCTCTTGTTGCTGGACAGGCGAACGTTCTGATTGTTCCGAGTCTGGAGGTTGGTAATATCTCTTATAAACTAGTTCAACGTCTGGGTCACGCCGACGCTATCGGTCCGATTCTGCAAGGTATTGCCTGTCCGGTAAACGACTTGTCTCGTGGTTGTTCTATCGAAGATGTATATCGTATGATTGCTATCACAGCTAATCAGGCCATTGCAGCAAAAGCGAATAAATAA